In Opisthocomus hoazin isolate bOpiHoa1 chromosome 36, bOpiHoa1.hap1, whole genome shotgun sequence, the DNA window TCAGAGAAGTGACCTGGGTGTGATGTGCAGGCAGGGCGAAGGAAGGAGTGTGtggagagcaggaatggcggccatccccgagccggggctgctctcagccccggtGTCACGGCCCGCAGCTGTCACCGCCACCTCGATggcacctggccctgccagcgggacggagctggtgccgaggactgtgtgctgcggctctgcccgcgccgtcccgctccccgctgaTGCCCAGGGACGATCCCGTAGGGGTCTCATCCAGCATGGCGGCCAGGGAGGGAGTGGGGCTGGTGCTGTGGAGGAtacggccctgcccggcgggagctgcgctgGTGCCCGAgcacccgggcagagctggggggttgtgcgaaccctccctccctgcacccgtttctgctctcagagagggaacagagggtggggggcaacaaagccatacagattcttgttgacatgtcgtgttggaaggagctgtcaggcaaaaatcaaaaactttccataaataataggatatttagagttgttttgttatttatacgaacttttagggcacctcgaggtttccgaatgctctgcaaagaaaggcagatgttggcacggcctgatctcagctgtgtgctcccccgttacgcccgctcagcgcacagcagggcagcgaacagaaggtgctgctgccctgtatcctgccacaggcaacgaaatcgtgtctttgtggcagccatgacagcaatgcagacagataatttatagctctgcagagcgggacgccgtgggctgtcgggagctgccaccgcctccagcagagccggcccgggacccccgggagccgcggtctctgcccagggcgggggacgcggctgctgccggcacagaccctgcccgaccggtaccccagcccgggtaccgattccccggtgagtccccccgcaccccccgccccgctgcctcggggggacgcggaccctcgccccccggccccaggcacagagcccctcactcacgccagtcccccccagcagctggttttggggacccagaccgtccctgctgcagtggctggaagctaaagacccccagttgctcccacagctgcacggggagcccaccggccccagcagcagcactgggaccccactcccactccccccccaaGTCCGGGGCACCCACgccctgggtctggctcccgttgccggcgccggattccagcgaggggcagggaggtgtcgccagagctggcactcgtccctgcggcacgcgcacggccccgagcgggaggttacgcagagctcagacgaggttttaagagacaggttaaaaaagatgcgatgagacgatacagcgtgtacagcgtctgccccgcctgtttcttcacagctcccgttcggcagctgtagagatgtaacccagttgcacaaaaaaaaagtatttgatgtgtttacatacagcagccaaattaaaagccctgagcctttgagcagatacggctttagaattaaaagaaaaagaaaaaaagactgaaaatttgaaatgaagtaacgattgcgatagtcaggaatgaaacaagctgaaaacatacctggtaatatttttatggaattttgcgatgttctttcgcggcagcagcttcagtgacctgcgctgcatcagcccctgcgtgacgttccggcccttgccctcgctgaaacaccggctcagcagcaaacgctagaacacagtttgtaatattcaaaaaaataaattgtaaaacatttatacctgttacagaagctcgcctcccgtgacgaattcaaattgagcagccaattgttaattaatcagttgtgaccttattagcaatagaatttatttaagcaagcgatgaagcaggcaaaacagcgctgggcggccggggagcctcctgctccgccaacggtccgcaccccaccccccagcagagtctCTCTTTATAGTTTAGTGGTTCCGGGCTCTATGTGGCAcatcctggtatattttttttgcagctgcacgtactgttgcgagggggtcctcctggtccctctgggggtcgtgagaatgaaggtcgtagttttcctccgcgttgtggatcagtttcttttctcatttggtcatgctggtccagcacgaagcaggaaggattcgtgctcgtttgctcagcaggatgtcgatactctgaggtttggtttggtgatttgtcaacgtgcatttcaaggcttacagctatctcAGCAGAACATCGCtcaagtggtcggtggggtgggttgagaaccggctgagtggcagagctcagagggttggcatcagcggcgcggagtctatttggaggctggtaatgagtggtgtgccccaggggtcagtactgggcccagtcttgtttaacttcttcatcaatgacctggatgaagagttagaatgtaccctcagcaagtttgctgatgacaccaaactgggaggagtggtggatacaccagcaggctgtgctgccattcagcgtgacctggacaggctggagagttgggcagagaggaacctgatgaggttcaacaagggcaagggcagggtcctgcacctggggaggaacaaccccaggcaccaggacaggcttggggtggacctgctggagagcagctctgcggagagggactgggagtgctgggggacgacagggtgaccatgagccagcagtgtgccctgggtgccaagaaggccaatgggatcctggggtgcatcaagaggagtgtgcgcagcagggcgagggaggttctcctctccctctgctctgcccttgtgaggccccatctgcagtgctgtgtccagtgctgggctccccagttcaagaaagatgaggagctactggagagagtccagcgcagggctacgaggatgaggaggggactggagcatctctcctgcgaggagaggctgagggagctgggcttgttcagcctggagaagagaaggctgagaggggaccttagaaatgcctctaaatatctgcagggtgggggtcaggaggacggggccagactctttccagtggtgcccagcgacaggacaaggggcaacgggcacaaactggagcagaggaagctccagctgaacccgaggaagaacttcttccctctgagggtgacggagccctggcccaggctgcccagggagactgtggagtctccttctctggagatattccagccccgcctagacgcggtgctgtgcagcctgctgtgggtgaccctgcttgggcagggggttgagctgggtgacccacagaggtcccttcccccaccccgccccgtgTGTTTGTGACATAGCGCCCGGCCCCGTTCCGCCCTCAGCCTTGGTCACAGCCCAGAGCGAGGCCAGGCCCCGCACCCCAcggccccaccgccgccccagccggACAGCGCCGGCAGCTGCCGCGGGTCGCCTGGGCAAGATGTCGGCCTTCGGAGCCTGCCGGGTGAGCGGGGGggtggccgggccgggccgagcgggaggccgcggggcggggggcggcgggagcagctgcGGGCCGAGGCGCCGGGGTCCCCCCTCCGGCGAGTGGGAtgcggggcggccccccccccccccccccccccatcggcCCTGCGCTCCCAACTGGGTGAAGGATgaagggcggcggggcgggcggccacAGCCCTGGGGCCTCGCCAGCGTCGCGCTGCCCTGGCggttctggtggccctggtggctctggtggccctggtggtcctgctggccctggtggtcctgctggccctggtggttctggtggccctggtggctctgctggccctggtggttctgctggctctgctggccctggtggttctggtggccctggtggctctgctggccctggtggttctgctggccctggtggttctgctggccctggtggctctgctggccctggtggaacattctgctggccctggtggctctgctggccctggtggctctgctggccctggtggaacattctgctggccctggtggctctgctggccctggtggttctgctggctgtggtggctTCGGGTGGCCTCGGTGGCTCTGGTGGCGTTGGGACACGGCAGGCACTGGGCGTGAGCATGGCTGTGGGTGCCTCGGCGCCCAGCCCACCGAGCTGGCCAGCGGGGCGGCCAGCTGAGTGGGCGGGGGTCGGCCGGACCCCCAGGTGTCGGGAGCGGCGGGTTCCCGGCCGTCACCCGCAGGAACGACGTTGCGCGCTGCTCGTGCGCGGACGCCGCGCGAGTTCTCTGGCACgacctcggcagctgcctccgcaTCGGGCATTGCCGCCAAGCTCTGGACTTTGGCTGCTTCAGGCCCAGCTTTCTGGTGGCAAAAATTATGACAATTACCTGGctttttctcagccccatctgcttctTGCCCGCTTCCGGATAAAATAAGGTGTGAAATGTTTTGGGGGGATCCAGCTCTTTGCAGCGGTTTGTCGGAGCTGTTTGATCCTGTTGGTTTTACCGTGCGACAGCGGCCGCAGCGAGGGGAGAACGCTCAGCCgggcaggtggggctgggggaaggcagcgacctggccaggctggagagttgggcagagaggaacctgatgaggttcaaccagggcaagggcagggtcctgcacctggggaggaacaaccccaggcaccaggacaggctggggcagccctgctggagagcagctctgtggagagggactgggagtgctgggggacgacagggtgaccatgagccagcagtgtgccctgggtgccccgaaggccaatgggaccctggggtgcatgaggaggagtgtgggcagcagggcgagggaggttctccttcccctctgctctgccctggggaggccttatctgcagtgctgtgtccagtgctgggctccgcagttcaagaaagatgaggagctactggagagagtccagcgcagggctacgaggatgaggaggggactggagcatcgctcctgcgaggagaggctgagggagctgggcttgttcagcctggagaagagaaggctgcgaggggaccttagaaatgcctgtaaatatctgcagggtgggggtcaggaggacggggccaagctctttccagtggtgcccagcgacaggacaaggggcaacgggcgcaaactgaggcacaggaagttccgtctgaacgtgaggaagaacttcttccctctgagggtgacggagccctggcccaggctgcccagggaggctgtggagtctccttctctggaggtattccagccccacctggacgcggtgctttgcagcctgctctgggtgaccctgcttgggcagggggttgggctgggcgacccccagaggtcccttccaaccccgaccatcctgtgacgcACCGTGCCGCAGCGGCTGGCGGTGGCGAGCGGTCCAGGCGCAACGCAGTGCCTGCTGGCAAGCACGGTCCCGAGCTACGATGCCCTCATCGGCGGTCCCGTGCTTAGCAGCGGCCGGCCTGTGCTTCATCACCCTTTACCTTCGCAGAcgttttccattttctctggaAACGCCTCGTCTCCCCCTGGTCCTGCCTTGTGCTCTCCCCGCTGCGGCGCGCGGGAGCGGCGGAGATCTCACACCCGTCTGCTTGCTTCCTCAGCAGATGCTGCGAGCCGTGGCGGGGCGCGGGTGGAGGCCGCGCTCCAGCAAACCCGCTCCCAGCGCACACGCCAAGAGGCCCGGGGCTGGCTTCAGCTTTGGTAAGTACGGCAGGTTTGGGGAGGAATACGGCGTTACGGACAAACCAGAGTTAGGAGGAAAGCCAGCCGCGCTGCGGTTCGGTGGGAATTTACAAGGGGTTTATTCTGAGtagatttctgttctcttttaaaaaatcatttgaaaaccaaaatcactttcctctccagctgaggaaagCCGGGCACATTTGTGATGTTTatggggttttattctttttcaaactgatgtctgtcttcagctttttcattgccAGAGTTCCCTCAGCTTTGAAGAATGATCTCAAGTTGGCttttacaatgttaaaataaCTGTCTGTAGTCTTAGCGGAATGCGGTTGTAAAGAAATTCCCCCCCGTTTAGGCCTGGTACGTAGGTAAGAGCAGATTTAGCAGCCAGACGTTTGGAGCGAGTAGCCAGAACCACCAGATGAGGAACGCcgctctgcctctgtctcctcctccgTTACGCAGCGCTCCCCGCTGCGTCGCCGCTGGCGTGCGGATGAGTCGGTCAGAGATCAGCGCGGGTTTTCTCTGGAGCGAAGGAGGAGGTCGAGCCGCTTGGTTGCTGGAGAGGCGCGGGGAGGCGGGTCCGCGCGGTCTGGGTTGTCCTGGGAGGAACTCATGCTTGGTTCTTCTTTTCTCGTCACCTGACAACTGGCAGAATGAAAAAGAGTACGGAATTTgcgaggtgggtttttttacgtTGTTTTTTTGCTAGAACTGACTGATGAACAGAAAGAGTTTCAAGCCACTGCTCGgaaatttgctgtggaagaagttattcctgttgctgcacagtacGACAAAACTGGAGAGGTAAATTACCATAGAGTAGGGGGGGAAAAGTCGATTTTTATCTTAATCCGTgtcaaatttaaaatgttaacGGTGACGAATCCCGAAGTGATTCTGCCTGTCTGTTCCAGTATCCTCTGCCGCTCATAAAACGAGCTTGGGAGCTTGGTCTTATGAATTCGCACATACCGGAGAGCTGCGGTAAGTAACcgttctttttcatctgtaaaatataACAAAGAAAAGGCCTTTGAGGAGATTTATATGTTCCGTATAAAACGAACAGTCGCCCACTCGACGCTCTAAACTtcctcagcaggcaggctggcgcCTGCAGCTGGTGCCGGGGGCGGACGTCGTCTGGCCACAAACTGGGCAGATCACGATTTCCTAATTTGTGACCAGGTTTTCTACCATGGCGACAGCTGCCCAACGGTCCcctggcgcggcgcggccgctggTGGGGCGGAGGGGTCAGAAGGTTGCGTTTTGATCTCGTTTCTGACGCAGGCCGGAGCAATTTCCGAGTTTAGTCCGGAAGGACGGTGTTCCAGTTTAGGTGCCGTGCGGTACGGTAGCGCTTCGGTGTGTGACTGACCTTGGAAAGAAACGttacatttcagattttccttttgcgTTTATATTACCTGAAAACGAAGCTGGGGAAATGTCCGTAGCAGAGCCTGTATTTTTGAAGAGTCAGCGGAGGGTGGACCTTTtatcaaaaatttaattaataaggaagaaagagacaaaaggagtAATTGTGAGGAGCAGCCACAAATTCTAGGGAAACTCGAGGCTGAAAGagcattaaattaaaacttaGAAGGGACAAACTGGACGCCATTCCTTTACAAGGTCTGCAAGGGAGAGCGGGGAAAATGCACCCCAGTCAGCCTGATGCACCGCGTAAATTAAGAACACGATGAAGTACAGTGGAGCAGACACGCCTCCGGCACGCCGTGGGGTTTTCCTAAAAGGAAGTCAGggcacaaaaaataaatggagtttgctgcaggagctgataaGCCTGTGAACACCTGGGTGGTATAAAATGCTCAGACTTTGGAAATTAATGTCAAAACTCAGCTGGTTTCATAGCGgaaaaatcagcagcacagactggCTGGCGCTTGGGCTGAAGAACCGGGGAgagggtgtccccagggaggtcaCAGAGTTAGCTGGGAATACCGAGTTACTCCGTGTCGAAaaggtgtgaagagctgcaggggaaggctgtgaaactgggcgactgttaaaatggcagacgaaaatcagaacaggaaaaatgatgcacccaggaaaggaaagaagcaatccaGGCTTCCCAGAGCAAATGGTGTCGTCTGAGTAAGTTagtgcctctggaaaaaaaaacaagatttgggGGGTTAGAATATAAAGTGTTGTGAAGATGTCAGCAAAATGCCCACAAGTGGTCAAAGCCATAAACTTCAGGTCAGAAATTAAGAAGAGaatgatgaaaaaagcagaaggcataattctgctgctgcctgaatccaAACTGCGCTTGCCTCTGCAGTTCTTTAAGCAGCCTGATCCTGCCACCTGGAAAGGGTgtcgtgggaagggaggagattcCTAAAAAGGTGACAAAGATGGTAAAAGGTACAGAACAGCTGCTGAGTGAGAAACACCGCAGCCGTCAGCGTGGTGGGGCGTCTGAGAAGGGACCGCTAGCTCACCGTCCCTTCG includes these proteins:
- the LOC142365360 gene encoding uncharacterized protein LOC142365360, with translation MGTAEEESVGAAAALRSLSLRRSHLEPILRAGEPVTTLGRTCPSSAPSSRLRSVAAKAKLLQQCLLGGSATGEPVCGGLGPVCATQRSDLGVMCRQGEGRSVWRAGMAAIPEPGLLSAPVSRPAAVTATSMAPGPASGTELVPRTVCCGSARAVPLPADAQGRSRRGLIQHGGQGGSGAGAVEDTALPGGSCAGARAPGQSWGVVRTLPPCTRFCSQRGNRGWGATKPYRFLLTCRVGRSCQAKIKNFP